From Solwaraspora sp. WMMD1047, the proteins below share one genomic window:
- a CDS encoding cytochrome P450, with translation MTQSDTLPLPYRRDAGCPFSPDPEMSRLRAQEPITRITINGGHVVWLVTRFDDGREILGDRRFSSALTPLGIVLPEPGNRTLAEELQDQQPGTFIECDPPEHTRLRQLVTGEFSAQRMAQLRPRVEAIVEHHLDAMAAVGSPVDLVKEFALPVPSTVICEMLGVPQDFDFAGYTRIMTDVMSSLETLIPARNALRAGMRELVEHNRKQPGDNVLGRIIQEHGASVTDQELVGVGNLLLVAGHETTANMLGIGTLALLRHPEQLALLRDDPHIVERAVDELVRYVSIPNHGEIRTATADVTVNGTLIREGEQVLVAIPSANRDESRFPDPDRLDFNREPRTHLAYGHGVHYCVGVPLARLEMHLAFPALLRRFPELRLAVPFEDVSYRRSNVTYGVHSLPVAW, from the coding sequence GTGACGCAGAGCGACACGCTTCCCCTGCCGTACCGGCGCGATGCCGGCTGCCCGTTCAGTCCCGACCCGGAGATGAGCCGGCTGCGCGCGCAGGAACCGATCACCCGGATAACCATCAACGGCGGGCACGTGGTGTGGCTGGTCACCCGGTTCGACGACGGCCGGGAGATCCTCGGCGACCGCCGGTTCAGCAGCGCGCTCACCCCGCTGGGGATCGTCCTGCCTGAGCCGGGCAACCGTACGCTCGCCGAGGAGTTGCAGGACCAGCAGCCTGGCACGTTCATCGAATGTGACCCACCGGAACACACCCGGCTGCGTCAGTTGGTCACCGGGGAGTTCAGTGCGCAACGGATGGCGCAACTTCGGCCCCGGGTCGAGGCCATCGTCGAGCACCACCTCGATGCGATGGCCGCCGTCGGATCGCCGGTCGACCTGGTCAAGGAGTTCGCGCTGCCGGTGCCGTCGACGGTGATCTGCGAGATGCTGGGCGTACCGCAGGACTTCGACTTCGCCGGCTACACCCGGATCATGACCGACGTGATGTCCAGCCTGGAGACGCTGATCCCGGCCCGGAACGCGCTACGTGCCGGAATGCGCGAACTCGTCGAGCACAACAGGAAGCAGCCCGGCGACAACGTGCTGGGTCGGATCATCCAGGAGCACGGGGCCTCCGTCACCGATCAGGAGCTGGTCGGTGTCGGCAACCTGCTGCTGGTCGCCGGGCACGAGACGACCGCGAACATGCTCGGCATCGGTACCCTCGCACTGTTGCGCCATCCCGAACAACTGGCGTTGCTGCGCGACGATCCGCACATTGTCGAGCGCGCGGTCGACGAACTCGTCCGGTACGTATCGATTCCCAACCATGGAGAGATCAGGACCGCCACCGCCGATGTGACGGTCAACGGAACCCTGATCAGAGAGGGCGAGCAGGTGCTGGTGGCGATCCCCTCCGCCAACCGGGATGAATCGAGGTTCCCGGACCCCGATCGGCTCGACTTCAACCGGGAACCTCGTACCCACCTGGCCTACGGCCACGGCGTGCACTATTGCGTCGGTGTCCCGCTGGCCCGCCTGGAGATGCACCTGGCGTTTCCGGCCCTGCTGCGCAGGTTCCCGGAGTTACGACTGGCTGTCCCGTTCGAGGACGTGTCGTATCGGCGATCCAATGTCACGTATGGCGTCCATTCGTTGCCGGTTGCCTGGTAA